One genomic window of Cellulophaga sp. Hel_I_12 includes the following:
- a CDS encoding sulfurtransferase, protein MNLRIKILLSLLVFAACKNEKATDTIQQISHDVPEKVDYLITIEEFKIIANRPNSKVLDFREKEAYEQGHIKNALHIWRTDIENNSYPYKGMMASKDQIETVFSALGISTNDTLIIYDDNGLCNASRLWWVLQNYDFTNVKLLHGGFEVWKATNGLVTIERPIIKKAVFQLAEKPSMKYYVSKEELQDALNKNLVILDTRTHDEFSGKRQKKEATKAGRIKNSVWIDWADAISYNGDKKIKPVEELESIYSKLNITKNDPLIVYCHSGMRSAHTTFVLTQLLDYKQVKNYDGSWIEWSYFNDLPFKKDSLTQIIN, encoded by the coding sequence ATGAACTTAAGAATTAAAATTCTTTTATCTCTACTCGTTTTTGCAGCCTGCAAAAATGAAAAAGCTACTGATACAATTCAGCAAATTTCTCATGACGTACCTGAAAAAGTTGACTATTTAATTACTATTGAAGAATTTAAAATTATTGCTAATCGCCCAAATAGTAAAGTCTTAGACTTTAGAGAAAAAGAAGCTTATGAACAAGGACATATAAAAAACGCATTACATATTTGGCGAACAGACATTGAAAACAACTCATACCCTTATAAAGGGATGATGGCGAGTAAAGATCAGATAGAAACTGTATTTAGTGCGCTAGGAATTTCCACGAATGATACGCTCATAATCTATGACGATAACGGATTGTGTAATGCTTCTAGGTTATGGTGGGTGTTACAAAATTATGATTTTACAAACGTGAAATTATTACATGGAGGATTTGAAGTGTGGAAGGCTACAAATGGTTTGGTAACAATAGAAAGACCTATAATAAAGAAAGCAGTGTTTCAACTAGCTGAAAAACCATCAATGAAGTATTACGTTTCTAAAGAAGAATTACAAGATGCTCTAAATAAAAACCTTGTTATACTAGACACGAGAACTCATGATGAATTTTCAGGAAAAAGACAAAAAAAAGAGGCCACAAAGGCAGGGAGAATAAAGAATAGTGTATGGATAGATTGGGCAGACGCCATTAGCTATAATGGCGACAAAAAAATAAAACCAGTGGAAGAATTAGAATCTATTTACAGTAAATTAAATATAACAAAAAATGACCCACTTATCGTGTATTGCCATAGTGGTATGCGTTCTGCACATACTACTTTTGTATTAACACAATTGTTGGATTATAAGCAGGTTAAAAATTATGATGGCTCATGGATAGAGTGGAGCTATTTTAATGATTTACCATTTAAGAAAGACAGTTTAACACAAATAATTAATTAG
- a CDS encoding sulfite oxidase, producing MFASLIGAEIVFGSSMLEGYSPLALQDPDPFKLFSKNKDMVVLNSKPWNIEAQAHLLDDKVTPNSSMFIRNNGLMPEGIDIKKWTLTIDGESVEKSKTYTLAELQSKFKQYTYQLTLECGGNGRSEFNPPAKGNQWTIGAVHCAEWTGVRLRDVLEDAGIKSNAVYIGFHAVDQHLSMDPTKEPISRGCPMPKALQDETILAFKMNGEAIPLAHGYPLRLIAGGWPASVSGKWVNRISIRNKVHDGQKMTGDAYKVPCNPVAPGEKVKEEDMCIIESMPVKSLITFPKSGAIIKEGKTLAIRGHAWAGELEVAKMEYSIDFGATWTTCEVQKPVNRLAWQHFGAQVKFPKKGYYEIWARATDARGIAQPMLLPGWNPKGYLNNACHRIAVKVS from the coding sequence ATGGTGGTGCTCAATAGTAAGCCATGGAATATTGAAGCACAAGCACATTTGCTAGATGATAAGGTTACACCGAACTCTTCTATGTTTATTCGTAATAATGGCTTAATGCCTGAAGGTATTGATATTAAAAAATGGACGCTTACCATTGATGGTGAATCGGTAGAAAAGTCAAAAACATACACCTTAGCAGAACTACAATCAAAATTTAAACAGTATACCTACCAATTAACGTTAGAGTGCGGTGGAAACGGTAGAAGTGAGTTTAATCCACCTGCCAAAGGCAATCAATGGACCATAGGTGCGGTGCACTGTGCGGAATGGACAGGCGTTCGTTTACGCGATGTACTAGAAGACGCAGGCATAAAAAGCAATGCCGTGTACATCGGATTTCATGCAGTAGATCAGCATTTAAGTATGGATCCAACAAAAGAACCTATTTCTAGAGGTTGCCCGATGCCAAAAGCATTGCAAGACGAAACCATATTGGCTTTTAAAATGAATGGGGAAGCTATTCCTTTAGCACATGGCTATCCTTTACGTTTAATAGCTGGCGGTTGGCCCGCTTCTGTTTCTGGAAAATGGGTGAATAGAATTAGTATCCGAAATAAAGTGCATGATGGTCAAAAAATGACAGGCGATGCCTATAAAGTACCCTGTAACCCAGTAGCTCCTGGAGAAAAGGTGAAAGAAGAAGACATGTGTATTATTGAATCGATGCCTGTAAAATCGTTAATTACCTTCCCAAAATCGGGTGCCATCATAAAAGAAGGAAAAACCTTAGCTATAAGAGGTCATGCTTGGGCAGGAGAATTAGAAGTTGCTAAAATGGAGTATTCCATAGATTTTGGCGCTACATGGACAACCTGTGAGGTTCAAAAACCAGTAAACCGATTGGCATGGCAGCATTTTGGTGCACAGGTAAAATTTCCAAAAAAAGGCTATTATGAAATTTGGGCTAGAGCAACAGATGCGCGAGGAATTGCCCAACCTATGTTATTACCGGGATGGAATCCAAAAGGATACTTAAATAATGCCTGTCATAGAATTGCAGTAAAAGTAAGCTAG
- a CDS encoding OmpP1/FadL family transporter, whose translation MYRNIIKLCVLIFSTASFSQAGHIMQGVGSVNMSMGGAATGQPLDISGALHWNPASISAFDDKIVKFDIGLFFSSPELRSTVPEFDTNGQPTGNFFSGNTKDDRGVSPLPSLAMVWGKEGSNHTFGASAFGISGFGVTFPESTTNPINMPQAMGGFGRIESDYILLQVGFTWAYKLSNEFSIGVEPTFNYATLALIPNPTANPTGAGYPSSDKASAIGYGAQFGVFYDSGKGFKAGASYKTTQTFENFEFTNTYLDNSTSTNSFNMDYPAVYSVGLGYSLENVDLALDYRMVDYEHTDGFSTSGWSPTASVLGFGWKNMNIISAGIQYKGVDKLPLRIGYTFSSNPISSELAFFNVPAPAIIKNAFQFGLSYKASDRFSIDGVYHYGASGDATSGPILNPQFIQNYPPYGAIPGSEVSYDMTTSMIMVGVSYTFDKVM comes from the coding sequence ATGTACAGAAATATTATAAAATTATGTGTTCTGATATTTTCGACGGCTTCTTTTTCGCAGGCTGGTCATATAATGCAAGGTGTAGGTTCAGTAAATATGTCTATGGGTGGTGCTGCAACTGGTCAGCCACTTGATATTTCAGGAGCCCTACATTGGAATCCTGCCTCCATCTCCGCCTTTGATGATAAAATAGTAAAGTTTGATATTGGACTCTTCTTTTCTTCTCCAGAATTGCGTTCTACAGTACCTGAATTTGATACTAATGGTCAGCCTACAGGTAATTTTTTTAGCGGAAATACAAAAGATGATAGAGGTGTATCTCCCCTTCCTTCTTTGGCAATGGTTTGGGGAAAAGAAGGGAGCAATCACACTTTTGGAGCATCCGCTTTTGGAATAAGTGGTTTTGGTGTCACTTTTCCTGAAAGCACTACAAACCCTATCAATATGCCGCAAGCTATGGGTGGCTTTGGCAGGATTGAATCTGACTATATACTTTTACAAGTTGGTTTCACATGGGCTTATAAGCTATCGAATGAATTTTCTATAGGGGTAGAACCTACTTTTAACTATGCAACCTTAGCGTTAATACCCAACCCGACCGCCAATCCAACTGGGGCAGGATATCCATCGTCAGATAAGGCTTCAGCTATAGGCTATGGTGCACAATTTGGTGTGTTTTATGACTCCGGCAAAGGATTTAAAGCGGGAGCCTCCTACAAAACTACCCAGACTTTTGAAAATTTTGAGTTCACTAATACATATTTAGACAACTCCACTTCAACCAATAGTTTTAACATGGATTACCCGGCAGTTTATTCTGTTGGACTTGGCTATTCTTTAGAGAATGTTGATCTAGCCTTGGATTACAGAATGGTAGACTATGAACATACCGATGGCTTTTCAACTAGTGGTTGGTCTCCTACAGCTTCTGTATTAGGATTTGGATGGAAAAACATGAATATCATTTCAGCAGGGATACAATACAAAGGTGTAGATAAATTACCTTTAAGGATTGGATATACCTTTAGTTCCAATCCAATAAGTAGTGAATTAGCCTTCTTTAATGTACCGGCACCAGCTATTATTAAAAATGCTTTTCAATTTGGGTTAAGCTATAAGGCAAGTGACCGATTTTCTATAGATGGAGTATACCATTATGGCGCAAGTGGCGATGCTACTTCCGGACCGATTCTCAATCCTCAATTCATTCAAAATTACCCACCATATGGGGCTATTCCTGGAAGTGA
- a CDS encoding sterol desaturase family protein, producing the protein MEKYLDAFVNAFNGTVMWTWKSIIFEVPWYTNYFWGLTAISLIVWFLEMAFPWRKEQSIFRKDFWLDAFYMYFNFFLFAIVISGIYKVLAVLFGDLNITAKSLAIIDISSWPMWGQLLIFFIVLDFVQWFTHVLLHKYPFFWKFHKVHHSVQEMGFAAHLRYHWMENILYKPLKTFGVMILGGFEPEQAYIVHFIAITIGHLNHSNIKITWGPLKYIINNPVMHLYHHATILPKGSYGVNYGISLSLWDYIFKTNYIPEDSGLVDIGFIGDDKFPKDFIHQNLYGFKKEQK; encoded by the coding sequence ATGGAAAAATATTTAGATGCTTTTGTAAATGCTTTTAACGGTACTGTAATGTGGACCTGGAAATCCATAATCTTTGAAGTACCTTGGTATACGAACTATTTTTGGGGACTTACCGCAATATCATTAATAGTGTGGTTTTTAGAAATGGCATTTCCTTGGCGAAAAGAACAGTCTATTTTTAGAAAAGACTTTTGGCTAGATGCCTTTTACATGTATTTCAACTTCTTCCTCTTTGCCATTGTTATAAGCGGTATTTATAAGGTTTTAGCGGTGCTTTTTGGCGATTTGAATATTACTGCAAAAAGTCTGGCAATTATAGATATTTCTAGTTGGCCCATGTGGGGACAATTATTAATTTTCTTTATTGTACTTGATTTTGTACAATGGTTTACCCATGTATTATTACACAAATACCCCTTTTTCTGGAAATTCCATAAAGTGCATCACAGTGTACAAGAAATGGGCTTTGCTGCCCATTTAAGATACCATTGGATGGAGAACATCTTATACAAACCATTAAAAACATTTGGCGTGATGATTCTCGGTGGTTTTGAACCCGAACAAGCCTATATTGTTCACTTTATAGCCATTACAATAGGGCATTTAAACCATTCGAATATTAAAATTACATGGGGGCCTTTAAAGTACATTATCAATAACCCCGTAATGCACTTATACCACCATGCTACGATATTGCCAAAAGGATCGTATGGTGTAAATTATGGGATTAGTTTAAGTCTTTGGGATTATATATTTAAAACCAACTATATACCAGAAGATAGTGGACTTGTAGATATAGGATTTATTGGAGATGATAAATTTCCGAAAGATTTTATACATCAGAATCTTTATGGCTTTAAAAAGGAGCAAAAATAA